AAACCAGGCAGTGACTAAACTAAAGACAATATAAAACCTGTGTGGTCCACCTCGAGGGATTGGAACCTCTTCCCGCCATTTGTCAAGGGCTTTTCCATCTTTTACAGCTATGCTCCAATGGTCAAAAGCAACCGCATTGCGATTCTCTTTGCTTCCACCCATCACATGAAGCCTCCCTCTCCATATCTGAGTTGCAGGAGCATACCTGaatccaaaaaaacagagatcgATAATCGAACTTGACTATACAGAAACAACATAAGTACATCTTCTTGATCTAAAGTATTTACCTTGGAGCTGGTAGTGAAGGGAACTCAAGCCAAGTCTTTGTAACTGAGTCTAAGACAAAAGAACGAGAAGTAGGTCCTCTGCATTGAGGACCAAGCTGCCCTGAAACCACATACACATACCGTCCATCCGTCACAATCCCAAGGTGCGAATTCGCCATCTCTTTAGGAGTGTCGAATCTCTCACACCACTTATTGTCTGTGAAATTGAACACATCCACATGAGAATGAACCTGAGGCAAAACAAATCAAGTGATCATTCAAAATATATTCTCAACACATTTGTTTCAAAGAACTTTTCAATTTGAGTATAGAAATAAACAAGCTCCTTACGTAGTCTAGACTGCCGTAACCGGAGAAGACATacaaaaggtttttgatttGAACTGAGTATCCATCAAGACGAGGAACTGGAGCAGATTGCATTTGCTCCCAATGTAACTCCGGCGCCGGTATATCGGCGAATGTTGCAGATAATAATCGGACATGATCTTTTGTATCATTCGTTTGTTTGCTTCTCTGCAAGTGAAGAATGatgaaatctaaaaaaaaactcagaagagctaaaccctaattaaaaacacaatcaattgAAACGTAGAAAGGAAGAATAGCTGATAAACCCTAAAACACACAATTCATCAAACTTAAAGATAATAAATTCATCGTTCCTCAAACCTAAGAATAGCTAAAACCCATCAATTGAAAAGATCAAGCAAAAGGGACCTTGGGAATCTGAATCTCCGGCCCGTTAACGTGAACCAAGATTGAAGAAACGGCGGTGAAggagagatttgaagaagaCAGAAAAAGGAAAGCTGCGACAAATCCAATCCCAATAACACTGGTGAAATACAATACAAGTATCAATCTCCTTGAAgattggtgatgatgatcaggTTTGTTCGCCATTTGTGTTACGCAGAGCCCGTGAAAGAGACATCTCGTCCATATAGAGTTGTTTTTTCCCACGTCGGTGAAGAAATCTCTGATTACATGTGCGCCGGTGGTTTTCACTCCGCCGCTCCTTGTTTCCAATTCTGAAAACCCTCTTAACGAACGAGAAGGTGTTTGTTTAATCATATGGGCTGGATTAAAACTAAGCCCATTAATAAACAAAAGCCCATGAGAGAGAATCATTTAATTACTATATATGCATACATCGAAGTGGATCAATCTTTAGTGATTACGAAACATTGTATTAAATTATCAATACTGTTTTAATCATCTGGATTTAGAGCTCAGATCTATATCTGCCTTTCCTTTGCTTTGTCTAGCAGACTCTACATTGATCCTTACCCTGAAGGTGGTTAGTTCTCGTTTGGTTTACAATCATAATTTGTACTTGTACAACAATTGATTATAGGAAACACTCAAAACACTTGAATTTGTTAGCAACTATGAGCGACCCAAACATTGCCTCTCctcctgatgatgatgatggtacaAGCAgatcttctacttcttcaagTTCAAGCTACTTTAAGCTCTCTGATATTCCAGGTCCCTTAATCCCCACGGTTCTACTTCGAGAAGATAACTATGCGGAATGGTCCCTTCATATCCGGAGTTTTctcaaagcaaaacaaaagattggGTTCATCGAtggttcaattcctaaaccgtCGACCAATTCAGACCTAACTTTGTGGATTGCAACAAACTCTATAATCGTGGGCTGGATCCTCAAAGCTATCGATCCCAACGTTCGTTCCACGGTTGCTTTTACTAATGATTCTTGCAAACTATGGGAGAGCCTACGACGTCGTTTCTCCGTTTCCAATGGTGTTCGTGTCCATGAGCTAAAGACTATGATATGTTCTTGTAAACAAGAAGGTCAAAGTGTTAAAGATTATTTTGGCCGACTCTCCAAGTTATGGGAAGAGCTTGAAAGCTACAAATCTACTCCGGAATGTTCGTGCCATGCCGCGAAATATATTGAAAAGGAAAGGGAAGATGAACGAGTTCATCAGTTTCTTATAGGACTTCATAGATCTTGTTTTAGCTCTATCCGCTTAAGTATTATTAGCCAAGATCCTCTTCCAGATTTAAACAAAGTATACTCCCTTGTTATAACAGAGGAGCAACGTTTTCAGGCTGCTAAGTTGAAGGAAGGTAAGCTTGAGCCCGTGCAGAAACATGTTTGGGCTGCTAAGTCGAAGGAACTTAAACCGGAGCCCGAACCCGAGCAAGTACAACATGTTCGACCTCCAAGGAAAGACATTTCTTGTTCTCATTCTGGGCGTAGAAGACATCAGGCTGAGGAATGTTATGCACTTCATGGCTATCCAGAGTCGTGGCATGAACGACAAAAGAACAAACCACCTAAAGGTCGAGTACGACATGGTACACGACCAGTTAGTTTGGGCAAGTCAATCAATATTCGGGAAAGAGTAAACGTTTCTCAAACGGCAACTACCAGTCAGTCTCTCTCAGGCTTGAACATGGATGAATTCAACCGTTTTCTGAATCTACGGACAATGCAGCATCCTGAATCTAATATCTATTCTGGAGGTCCATCAGGTACAACCACTATCTACTGATGTGATTATTGATACACTTCtcactgttttttgttttttgttttgtttttaatcttgaattATAAACTAAAGGTTCTGAATGGTTTTTAATCTTGAATTAGGTGATGCATATCTTACTAGTCATATTAACACTTTCCGAATTTTATGTATCATATTATCAGATTTAAATCGATTCCCAATGGCACAAAAGTTGGAAGCGAAAGGTGGAAATGGAGGCAAGGAATGGGATGATGGAGCCAACTATGATGGTGTGTCACAGATCTATATACGAGAGGGTGTTGGAGGTATAGAGTCTATCAAGTTCGATTATGTCAAGAATGGACAACCTGAACATGGGCCAATCCATGGTGGCTCGGGGCAAAGTTTCACCGAGTGGGTACGCTTTCAAACCCTCTATAATTTCTTGGTCCATTCATGAAAAGTGTGCTTGATATTTTGCTACTATTTCTGAGTTTGTTAGATTGCATAGCCAACCAATATGGCCGGTTTGATCgattcggtttttttttttttttttttttNNNNNNNNNNNNNNNNNNNNNNNNNNNNNNNNNNNNNNNNNNNNNNNNNNNNNNNNNNNNNNNNNNNNNNNNNNNNNNNNNNNNNNNNNNNNNNNNNNNNNNNNNNNNNNNNNNNNNNNNNNNNNNNNNNNNNNNNNNNNNNNNNNNNNNNNNNNNNNNNNNNNNNNNNNNNNNNNNNNNNNNNNNNNNNNNNNNNNNNNNNNNNNNNNNNNNNNNNNNNNNNNNNNNNNNNNNNNNNNNNNtttttttttttttttttttttcgttggtTTAAACATCCATATTATTCTTCCGTGAATCGTAATTTAATATTTACGTTCAATGTGTATGAATACCGTTTAATTTCGATGTATTTAGTATCTGGTTAGATTTGGTTTAGGCTTGGTTAATGTTATCGACTCAGTATGAATTGATTTTTCCATGTGGATGTTCTTTAGTTTCAATCTTATATGAATTGATTTTTCCATGTGGATGTATACATTTTGCAGTTTGATCTAAACCATACATGTCATGAACGTATCGTATCGGTTACATGTTTCTTGGACGAGGGTGCAATACAAGGATTTGTGATCAAAACCAATATCAGGACTTCTGCACTCATGGGATATAACCTTGGTACTACGTTTAAACTTGAAGTCAAAGGCAAGAAGATCATTGGGTTTCATGGATCTTCTGACAAAAACCTTTATTCTCTTGGAGCTTATTTTGCACCACTCTCTCCTGGTGATTTGAAATACTAGGAGTTCCTCGGAAAAGCTTAATATTATCTATATTTAAGCATCATCAGGTTGATTCATGAATGCATGAAAATGTACTTTttgattatgtatatatatcaccttcaatattattttattttggcttGTTTTTCAAAGTCCTTTAATAAAGAATAGTTAAAATCCtatatttgtttatgaaaaatttatagaatgatttaaaaaaaaaaaaaaaaaaatgtcaatggGCCATTAGTAGTGTCCCCATCCtatatttgtttatgaaaagtttatagaatgatttttttttttttaaatgtcaatGGACAATGAGTAGTGTGACCACAGAATTCTATTAATTCAAAGGTTCTTCAATCTTTCAATCTCATTAGTCCCATAGACATGTTTAGAACTGGGAACATCCACTATCTCCGTGCCACTCGACAATCTACTGAACGATttctaccatatatatatatatatatatacatatatatccgTTTACAAGTTCTAATACTACCGATGTGGGACTTGGCCATGGTttctatttcatatttttgtctCCACGTTGGACATCTTTTTGTACCATTCGATTGTTGATGAAATCTAAGAATGAAGTTTTCATCGTTTTCTCTAGCGCCAGGAATAAGAACTCAGAAGagctaaaccctaaaaacacaatcaattgAAACGTAGAAAGGAAGCATAGCTGATAAACCCTAAAACACACGATTCATCAATATccccttctcttttttttttgtttttttaatttttgaattgaatgttaaattaattcaaaatcaaaaagagtgttttacAATGAATGTGTACTGTTTAGTTGAATGTTTCTGAATTggaaaaaaacaccaatcaCCAACAAAGCTGGGAGTTTATGGTTGCCGAGCAAGCCATAAAGCCAGGCCATCATCATAGGAGTAGTCGCCTTGAGTACAAATGGCAATGAAGCGGTTCCGGATTGTTTTGTCAATGATCTTAACCAGTTGAGTAGAGGAGGTTGGGTGCTCACTATGCCGCCGCTTATTTCTCTCTTGCCAGACATGATAAATTGCTGATTGAAAACAGTATCGTAGGGTGAATAAACGGTGCTTGCTATAACGGTGATTGTGAGCAGAGTGAGTATTTGGTTCCAGTCTGATGTGAATGTCGAAGTAATCTTGAAGTAAGCTTGGAGATCAAGCTaaccaaaaagagaaatgaaaattggagattatatttaggagatatctaaatataataGGAAGTTAAAGAATAAGAAGttttcctattaggattagggAAATATACTTAagaagttttatatataaggagatACTAAGATGTAGCATAACTTATGAGTTGTGAGctttagagagaaagagattgagagattgtgAGAGCTTAAAGTTTAGAGTTATTTTCTTTAAGctaataagagagttattcttaaacatcttttgttcttaatctttcttgctaaaaacaatatttggtatcagagttAGAAGAAACGATGACAAAGAATGAAGATATTGAGGCTACAACAAGTTCGAAGAAAGAAGGAGGTGGACCTTCGTCAATCAAGTGCCCTATGTTAACATCTAGCAACTACACCATTTGGGCTATGCGGATGAGGATTCTCCTTAGAGTAAATAAGGCGTGGGATGTGATTGAATCAGAAGACGATGATGCTGATCTCAACGACATGGCTATGGCTTTGCTGTCTCAATCGATCTCTCATCCTTCAAGTTGGTGAGTTAGATAATGCAAAGAAGGTCTGGGAAGCTATCAAGACAAGACATGTCAGAGCAGATCGAGTCAAAGAAGCTAGGCTACAGACATTGATGGCAGAATTTGACTGATTGAAGATAAAGGATATGGAGACCATCAATGACTTTGTTGGGAAGCTATCGGAGATTTCATCAAAGTCAGCTGCTCTAGGAGAAGACATTGAAGAATCCAAGCttgttaagaaatttcttaaaagTCTTTCTCGAAAAAGGTATATCCATATTGTGGCATCGCTTGAACAAGTGTTGGATCTCaacaaaacaagttttgaaGACATTGTGGGACGTTTAAAAACATACGAAGAACGTAtcaccgaagaagaagagatacaaGAAGATCAAAGCAAGCTGATGTATTCAAATTCAGAGCCTCAAGTGCCACCAGCAAATCGTGACTTTAATGGAGGATACTATGGAGGATATCGAGGCAGAGGTCGCGGAGGAAGGTTCAGAGGAAGAGGCCGTGGAAGATTTAATGGAGGAAGAGACTTGTCTGAAATCTCTTGTTTCCGATGTGACAAATTTGGACACTATGCCTCAAGGTGTCCTGATCGTTTGCTTAAGTTGCAAGAAACACAAGAGAACGACAATAAAGATACGGAAGAAGCAGACGAACTTATGATGCACGAGGTAGTATTCTTAAACGAAAGCAAAGTGGTGCCAAGCAAATATGAAACAAGTGATGCAGAAGACAATACCTGGTATCTCGATAATAGGGCTAGCAACCACATGACTGGAAATCGTAGGTATTTATCCTCTTTGGACAGTACTATCACCGGAAAAGTGAGATTTGGTGATGATTCTCGCATAGACATCAAAGGAAAGGGATCTATTGAGCTTGTTGATATGAATGGTGAAGCAAGAACAATGACTGAAGTATATTACATCCCCGACTTGAAGAGTAATATTATCAGTCTGGGACAAGCTACAGAAGCTGGTTGTGATGTAAGGATGAAAGGAGATCACTTAACAATGTATGATCGAAACGGAAGACTACTTGTCAAGGCCTCTAGATCAAGGAATCGTCTATACAAGGTTTGCATGATGATTATATACATCAATTTGTCTTATTTACCTATCACCGTAAGGAAATAGAgcatatatcttattatataaagatgtatATTAAGCGGTATctcatatcaaatcaaaatcttaagTACGCTAGAAAATCATgaacaacaaagacaaaaatacaAACCATGAGAGATCAGAAAACCTTGTTAGCAAAAGAAAACAGGGTATCATGAGTGATGATCAGATTGCTATGATCAAAAAGACACTTGCAGATGAACCTCATATAAGGCTGGATTTAATTACGCTTCATCAATGGGtagacaaactaaatcaatgtgTAAGTACAATATTTATACATTGCTACACATATATCTTCGACTACTTCCGCCTATATGAATAATAAACAtcgtattattttaaaatttttattgattttcatTGTCTAACATAGTTTACCAAAATACAGGGTTCCCAAATTACAACTTCGCAACTTAGACGATGATAAGGACTTTTATTCTATTTGTCTTATACAATTTTGGATACGAATCTACGtactatcaatatttgtttatttcttctttttaatattttaatttaattatgctgtagcttttttagattttagttatattatttagttaaatttgattttcttattaaaaatttgtgatattttaaaataaaattttctatattattttgagtttttttttcagttaaagatatataaaatttttatttctttattccttttaaaataaatattttaaatttcttatgttgtaatattttaagatttttttatattagtttatattttatatctataaattatctAAGACTCCTATATCATCgtggttataattttttattcttttaactgtcgtttaatttctcaaattttgttgggttggtcataaacatATGGTAATCGTGTAGATATTTTTTCCTcagtttttcatccaaaatattttttgaataaacaaTTTTAGTGGGTCAACAAACTGTCACTACAAATTTTGGTGGTGAAAAAAAACTACGTcaaagtaaaaagagaaaatttggtttaatttgttcacagagacattttataggtggtgtcgtggtgataaagagcataatttaacaataaaatatattagggTGTAAGAACACATTATTAGTGGTAAAACATAGAATAAAATTGTATGTGGATGCTAATAAGATGATGATTTGATGGGTTGATTGCATGCAAcacattttgtaaataagttgtttGCAACTTATACGATTATAAGgacttttattatatttctctTATAATTTTGGATACGAATCTACGTACTATCAATATtcgtttatttcttctttttaatattttaatttaattatgttgtagcttttttagattttagttatattatttatttaaatttgattttcttattaaaaatttgtgatattttaaaataaaattttctatattattttgagtttttgattattattttcagTTAAAGATATGTaagatctttatttatttattccttttaaaataaatattttaaatttcttatgttgtaatatttttagatttttttattttagtttatattttatatctataattATCTAGGACTCCTATATCATCgtggttataatttttttattcttttaactatcttttaatttctcaaattttattgggttgATCATAAACCCATTGCAATCGTGTAGATATTTTTTCCTcagtttttcatccaaaatattttttgagtaaaCAGTTTTAGTGGTTATACAAACTGTCACTTCAAATTTTAGTGGTGAAAAAAAACTTACGTCAAattgaaagtaaagagacaaaaattagtttaatatgTTCACATaaacattttataggtggtgtcgtggtgataaagagcatattttaataataaagtaTTTTAGGGTGTAAGAACACATtattaatggtaaaacatagagtaagATTGTATGTGAATGCTAATAAGATGACGTTTTGATAGGTTGATTGCATGTAAAacattttgtgaataagttgaaATTGAACGTTTTttaaatttgacaataataatattcgtaatagttaatgtttgaaaaacattttggtggtgtataatttagctttaggttattataaaaattgtaataataattttaaaatataaaaatagaaattcaaCTTCTCTCTAACTAAAactatttatctatttattttcggaaaatttatttcacttacaaaaatttatttctatattttaaaactttttaattttattaagtaattttaaaacccgcacgatgtgcggatcctaatctagtattatatatagataaacgTAGCTGCAAAGAAACGATAACATGCTATATTACCATAAGTATGCTTTAGAATAGGAAAAAGAGATTAACATGTTGGTTAACATTACAAAGAGAAACGTCGTTGGCTGTCGagaagggaaaaaagaaaaaactgagaGAAAGGCGTCGAACACTCATCTGAGGTGGTGCATGTGGCACCTTACTACCAAATAGGCTATGAGAATAAACTATACAGTGGTGTATTAATCCAATTTTTATAAGTAgcatggggcacgtgccccaccctATTGTCAAGTGGATCCGCCCCACCGAGCCAAAGAAACAGAACGTGGAGTTAAGTGATGCATTATGTATCATTTGATCAGATTTAAATCGATTCCCGATGGCACAAAAGTTAAAAGCGAAAGGTGGAAATGGAGGAAAGGAATGGGATGATGGAGCCAACTATGAAGGTGTATCACAGATCTATATACGAGAGGGTGTTGAAGGTATAGAGTCTATCAAGTTCGATTATGTCAAAAATGGTCAACCTAAACATGGGCCAATCCATGGTGGCTCGGGTCAAAGTTTCACCGAGTAGGTATGCCTTCGAACTCTCTATCATCAAAAGTGTGCTTGATCTTGCTAACATCCATATTGTTCTACCGTTTAATTTTGATGTATATAGTTTCTGGTTAGAATTGGTTTAGACTTGGTTAATGTTATCGACTAAGTATAAATGCATGCCTgatcttctttaatttcattcTTATATCAATTGACTTTTCCATGTCGATGCATACATTTTGCAGTTTGATCTAAACCATACATGTGATGAACATATCATATGGTTACTACGTCTAAACTTGAAGTCAAAGGCAAGGAGATCATTCATTGGGTTTCATGGATCTTCTAACAAAAACCTTTACTCTCTTGGAGCTTGTTTCGCACCACTTTGTCCTCGTAATTTGAGATACTAAAGAGTTTCTCGGAAAAGCTTATCTAAATTAAGCATCATTGGTTTAATTCATATATGCTTGAAAATGTACTTTTtgactatgtatatatatatcactttcaatattatttaattttggattGTCTTTCAAAGTCCTTAATATAGAATAGTTAAAATCCTAGATTtgttaatgaaaaaattatagaatgatttttaaaaaaaaactaaaatgtcaATGGACAAATGAGTAGTGTCACCTCAGAATTCTATTAATGTAAAGGTTCTTCAATCATTCGATCTCATTAGCCCCATATAAAGCTTCataatataaatacaatttGCGACCAATTTGTTACaatgtttatgttttaatttgtggCTAATGCCACAGCTACATGTGTGACCGTTTTGTAACAGGTTTAAATTATACGAAAAACTAAGATTTTCTATTATCATGTCATTCTAAAGACTCCCATAAAGAGTTTCCTTCACAAGCCCAGCCCAATTGTGCACAACCGAAAACACATTCATACGGAGTTATAAATATAAcaccaaaatcatcatcatagaGTAGTAAAGCACACTTTAAGGTAATATAAGGATCAAAGCATACACAAAAGTGTATGAAACCAAGAAATTACTGACAGAATAATCTTGGCAGCAGGAATAAGAAAGCAGTAAACATGTGACTGGAATTAAAGACTAACGAAATACaagta
The sequence above is drawn from the Camelina sativa cultivar DH55 chromosome 4, Cs, whole genome shotgun sequence genome and encodes:
- the LOC109132447 gene encoding uncharacterized protein LOC109132447, with product MSDPNIASPPDDDDGTSRSSTSSSSSYFKLSDIPGPLIPTVLLREDNYAEWSLHIRSFLKAKQKIGFIDGSIPKPSTNSDLTLWIATNSIIVGWILKAIDPNVRSTVAFTNDSCKLWESLRRRFSVSNGVRVHELKTMICSCKQEGQSVKDYFGRLSKLWEELESYKSTPECSCHAAKYIEKEREDERVHQFLIGLHRSCFSSIRLSIISQDPLPDLNKVYSLVITEEQRFQAAKLKEGKLEPVQKHVWAAKSKELKPEPEPEQSRGMNDKRTNHLKVEYDMVHDQLVWASQSIFGKE
- the LOC104779948 gene encoding kelch repeat-containing protein At3g27220, producing MANKPDHHHQSSRRLILVLYFTSVIGIGFVAAFLFLSSSNLSFTAVSSILVHVNGPEIQIPKRSKQTNDTKDHVRLLSATFADIPAPELHWEQMQSAPVPRLDGYSVQIKNLLYVFSGYGSLDYVHSHVDVFNFTDNKWCERFDTPKEMANSHLGIVTDGRYVYVVSGQLGPQCRGPTSRSFVLDSVTKTWLEFPSLPAPRYAPATQIWRGRLHVMGGSKENRNAVAFDHWSIAVKDGKALDKWREEVPIPRGGPHRACVVANDKLLVIGGQEGDFMAKPNSPIFKCSRRREIFNGEVYMMDKETKWKMLPPMPKNNSHIESAWIIVNNSIVIVGGTTDWHPVTKRLVLVGEIFRFQLDTLTWSVIGRLPFRVKTAMAGFWNGYLYFTSGQRDRGPNNPQPGKVIGEMWRTKLKF
- the LOC104779949 gene encoding jacalin-related lectin 15; translation: MDEFNRFLNLRTMQHPESNIYSGGPSDLNRFPMAQKLEAKGGNGGKEWDDGANYDGVSQIYIREGVGGIESIKFDYVKNGQPEHGPIHGGSGQSFTEWFDLNHTCHERIVSVTCFLDEGAIQGFVIKTNIRTSALMGYNLGTTFKLEVKGKKIIGFHGSSDKNLYSLGAYFAPLSPGDLKY